In Xanthomonas fragariae, the genomic window CCGGCGCCCTCACTTACTTGCGCAACCCGGCAAGCTGCAGGGCTACCTGCCCCGTATGCAGCGCCCGTCAGTGCGCCGACGCTCAAGCGGTTGCTTCGCAAAGGTGTGCGCCGGCTGGTCAGGACGCTGCCTTGGCGGCACCAGGACCGGATCTATTATTTCAATACGTTTGGCCGGCTTCCGAATCTGTACAACCCGACGTGCTTCAATGAGAAAGTGCTGTATCGCAAGTGCGTGCACGGCGATTACCCGGTCTATCAGCGCCTGGCGGACAAGGTCGCGGTGCGGCCGTATGTGGCCTCCAGGATCGGCAATGCGCATCTGATTCCGTTGCTGCTGGACAGCAACAACCCGGAAGACCTGCTCAGCCTGCCGCGCTGGCGGCAGACGGTGATCAAGGCCAACCACGGCGCGAGCATGGTGGAGATTGTGCGCGACGAGCCGGATGCGGTGCAGCGGCGACGCATCATCGAGCGCTGCGGCCAGTGGCTGCGCCGCGACTTCTCCGAAATGGAACGCGAGATCCATTACCGCAACATCCCGCCGCGCATTCTGGTGGAGCACTACATCGGCGATGCGCAAAACGCGCCGGTGGACTACAAGTTCCATATGTTCCGCCAGGTGGATGGCAGCTTTCACTATGTGCTGCAAGTAATCTACGGCCGCTTCGACACGCCGGCGTTGTCGATGACCTTCTTCGTTGGCAACCTGCACGAGGCTTTCCACCGCATCCGCGACGACGGCCGGCAACCTCCGTGCGCACCGCAGCTACTGGAGCAGGCGCTGGAACTGAGCAAAGTGCTGGCCAGCGATTTCGATTATGTGCGGGTGGATTGGTATATCCAGAACGGCCAAATCTATTTTGGCGAACTCACCTTCACACCGGGCGCCGGCCTGGTCACAGGCTTGGGCCGCGGGCTGGACCGGATCATGGGCGATATGTGGGTGCAACGGCGTGCGCCGGTGGAGCCGTGTTTTGCGACGGCGCGCAGGTCGTAGGCATGCTTGAGATAAAGCAAACCTGCCATCAAACGCACCGGCAGTGCGGGACGACCGCCAGCGGCCGCAGTGGCCGGAAAATGTGGCCAAAGCGCCTGTTCCAAGGCGGCCCACGGCATGCGTTGGCTCAGCTGCGAGAGTGGATGACGCAGGTCGATTTGATTTTCCGGCCGCGAACGAAACAACTCGTCGGCGCAAATGCGCCTAGCAGTAGGACGGCGTATCCGCATGGGCGGAAACTGCAAGAAATCAGGCATCAGCGTAGCGAAAACCGGCAGTTCTGGCACGCCTGTGCGGCTTATAAAGCGTGGCGGTGATTGAGTGTTGAGGGTTTTTCAGGGGCGAGTAAGTCAGATGATGGAGTAGGCAAGCGACAGCCACGCCAGATGGAGATCGATCCGTCGCTCGAAGCGGAAGCGTCGCATACCGAATCCGACGAACCAGGCATATGTGCGTTCGACCACCCAGCGGTGCCGTACGAGTTGGTCGTTGCGTTCGATCCCTGACGAGCGATGCGTGAAATGCTGATGCGTGAAATGCTGATGCGTGAAATGCTGTCGCGCCGCTTGCGGTGATCGCGACCGCGGTCTGCATCGCGCGCTACCTTGTGTAGGAGCGGCGCCGCAGACGATAGGTTGTCGCAGGCGGGATGTTCCAATACGTCCGCCCGATCCTGACAGCCTCCAGATCGAGCGCATCGAGAATGTGCGCCGGAACCGAGCATTTGAAGCCGTAGGTAAACAGATACATACGGCCGCCCGGTTTGAGATGCATAAAGGCGCCACGCACGATGGCAGCCACCTGATGCGCCGGCATGTTCAGAAAGCCAAGGCCGCAGACCACCGCATCGACGCAGCTCCCATCGAAGCGGGGCACCGATTCAAGATTGCAGACATCCATCTGCCGCAACGTCGCATGCGGAAAGCGTTGCTTGAGCAACGACGAGAACGTCTGGTTGTACTCGAGCAGAATGAGGTTTTTTTCGCGCACGCCTTTGTCGATCATCGCGCGGGTAAAAACGCCGGTACCAGGCCCAAGTTCGAGGACGCGCCCGGTGCGTTCCGATAGCTCGGACGTGATGGTGGAGGCGAGCGCACGCCCGGAGGGGACGATCGCTGCAATGGAGCAGGGTGCTGTGATCCATTCGCGAAAAAACGAAACCATATACGAACGAGCCATCTATCCTCACAACGTTGAAAGAGTTCGGCCAACCTGCCGTGGGCGCAACTGCCATCCGATC contains:
- a CDS encoding ATP-grasp fold amidoligase family protein, producing MIDDTLDMVVLPPVGSLAVGRLLASLPAPSLTCATRQAAGLPAPYAAPVSAPTLKRLLRKGVRRLVRTLPWRHQDRIYYFNTFGRLPNLYNPTCFNEKVLYRKCVHGDYPVYQRLADKVAVRPYVASRIGNAHLIPLLLDSNNPEDLLSLPRWRQTVIKANHGASMVEIVRDEPDAVQRRRIIERCGQWLRRDFSEMEREIHYRNIPPRILVEHYIGDAQNAPVDYKFHMFRQVDGSFHYVLQVIYGRFDTPALSMTFFVGNLHEAFHRIRDDGRQPPCAPQLLEQALELSKVLASDFDYVRVDWYIQNGQIYFGELTFTPGAGLVTGLGRGLDRIMGDMWVQRRAPVEPCFATARRS
- a CDS encoding transposase, with amino-acid sequence MRSIWRLSGSGGRIGTSRLRQPIVCGAAPTQGSARCRPRSRSPQAARQHFTHQHFTHQHFTHRSSGIERNDQLVRHRWVVERTYAWFVGFGMRRFRFERRIDLHLAWLSLAYSII
- a CDS encoding class I SAM-dependent methyltransferase, producing MARSYMVSFFREWITAPCSIAAIVPSGRALASTITSELSERTGRVLELGPGTGVFTRAMIDKGVREKNLILLEYNQTFSSLLKQRFPHATLRQMDVCNLESVPRFDGSCVDAVVCGLGFLNMPAHQVAAIVRGAFMHLKPGGRMYLFTYGFKCSVPAHILDALDLEAVRIGRTYWNIPPATTYRLRRRSYTR